Proteins encoded by one window of Micromonospora coxensis:
- a CDS encoding phosphatase PAP2 family protein: protein MILIYALGALSVLLPVLLVPALARRVPGVRAGRTAQRLRVAVAGLTAAFGRVGAALVVLLAGCAAVVAICWPLGEALASLEPQVDHPVFDYVHARRVDAWADVNSFYTALGDRYPLKWVTGVAAVVFAVLWRHRRWWIPLVVLPLQFGVEQYVQAILATMVDRGHPPTDLGTYPSGGCARIMMTFGTIAVLAMLTWRVPRGGRVALMTGVVTLVSMEGYTRIYAEKHWFTDVIGGWIFAVLLFGVTALALLVAEGRIRPPVERDTPAPHRVTTGT from the coding sequence GTGATCCTCATCTACGCGCTCGGGGCGCTGTCGGTGCTGCTGCCCGTGCTGCTGGTGCCGGCGCTCGCCCGACGGGTGCCCGGCGTCCGCGCCGGCCGGACGGCGCAGCGCCTCCGGGTCGCCGTCGCCGGGCTCACCGCCGCGTTCGGCCGGGTCGGCGCGGCGCTGGTCGTGCTGCTCGCCGGCTGTGCCGCGGTGGTGGCGATCTGCTGGCCCCTCGGCGAGGCGCTGGCCAGCCTCGAACCCCAGGTCGACCATCCGGTCTTCGACTACGTGCACGCCCGCCGGGTCGACGCCTGGGCGGACGTCAACTCCTTCTACACCGCTCTCGGCGACCGGTACCCGCTCAAGTGGGTCACCGGGGTCGCCGCGGTGGTCTTCGCCGTGCTGTGGCGTCACCGGCGCTGGTGGATCCCGCTGGTCGTGCTGCCCCTGCAGTTCGGGGTGGAGCAGTACGTCCAGGCGATCCTGGCCACCATGGTCGACCGGGGGCACCCGCCGACCGACCTGGGCACCTACCCCTCCGGCGGGTGCGCCCGGATCATGATGACCTTCGGCACCATCGCCGTGCTCGCCATGCTGACCTGGCGGGTGCCGCGCGGCGGCCGGGTGGCCCTGATGACCGGGGTGGTGACCCTGGTCAGCATGGAGGGCTACACCCGCATCTACGCCGAGAAGCACTGGTTCACCGACGTGATCGGCGGCTGGATCTTCGCCGTCCTGCTGTTCGGGGTGACGGCACTGGCGTTGCTCGTCGCCGAGGGCCGGATCCGGCCGCCGGTCGAGCGGGACACCCCGGCCCCGCACCGCGTCACCACCGGCACCTGA
- a CDS encoding glycosyltransferase yields MTTLLVASTGGHLAELHDLAPRLGVQDDCVWATFDSPQSRSLLDGQEVIHVPPATTRDAAGALRDFLAARRVLRGGRFRQVVSTGASVALSFFLPAARHGLACHYIESATRTEGPSLTGRLVARVPRTRLYTQYPGWAGGRWRYGGSIFDGHLATLRPEPRPVSRIVVALGTHERFGFPRLLARLAQVLPPEAEVLWQVGSTVIPRMPAGARRQVPHAQMQQALREADVVVTHAGVGSALAAMRAGHRAIYVPRRRAHGEHVDDHQVEMARELDRRGLVLAREADAVTAEDLAEAARWTVGTAGALTPFRWAA; encoded by the coding sequence GTGACCACCCTTCTCGTCGCCTCCACCGGTGGACACCTCGCGGAGCTGCACGACCTCGCTCCGCGGCTCGGTGTGCAGGACGACTGCGTCTGGGCGACGTTCGACTCGCCGCAGAGCCGGTCGCTGCTCGACGGCCAGGAGGTCATCCACGTCCCGCCGGCCACCACCCGGGACGCCGCCGGCGCGCTGCGCGACTTCCTGGCCGCCCGCCGGGTGCTGCGCGGCGGTCGGTTCCGCCAGGTCGTCAGCACCGGCGCCAGCGTCGCGCTCTCCTTCTTCCTGCCGGCCGCCCGGCACGGCCTGGCCTGCCACTACATCGAGAGCGCCACCCGCACCGAGGGGCCCTCGCTGACCGGACGGCTGGTCGCCCGGGTGCCCCGCACCCGGCTCTACACCCAGTACCCGGGCTGGGCCGGTGGACGGTGGCGCTACGGTGGCTCCATCTTCGACGGACACCTCGCCACCCTCCGCCCCGAGCCGCGGCCGGTGTCGCGGATCGTGGTGGCGCTCGGCACCCACGAGCGGTTCGGCTTCCCTCGGCTGCTGGCCCGCCTGGCGCAGGTGCTGCCCCCGGAGGCGGAGGTCCTCTGGCAGGTCGGGTCGACCGTGATCCCCCGGATGCCGGCCGGCGCCCGCCGTCAGGTGCCGCACGCGCAGATGCAGCAGGCCCTGCGGGAGGCGGACGTGGTCGTCACCCACGCCGGGGTGGGCTCGGCGCTGGCCGCGATGCGCGCCGGGCACCGCGCGATCTACGTGCCCCGGCGTCGGGCGCACGGCGAACACGTCGACGACCACCAGGTCGAGATGGCCCGGGAGCTGGACCGGCGCGGACTGGTGCTGGCCCGCGAGGCCGACGCCGTCACCGCCGAGGACCTGGCGGAGGCGGCACGGTGGACGGTCGGCACGGCCGGCGCCCTCACCCCGTTCCGGTGGGCGGCGTGA
- a CDS encoding delta-60 repeat domain-containing protein — MRAPRRWLAALAAPVLAAGLLVAAPARAEVPTPVAMTLTSPNPADNIPHAQNGDVKAFAEIGSTVYVGGSFTSVKAAGDASWTTRNYLFAYDRASGALKADFTPALDGAVHALAVSPTGKLIVGGAFKTVNGVDRKNLVQLDPATGATIASWVGRSDGGLVRRTIVVGNKLYIAGAFHWVNGTAHSLLARLDATTGAIDPAFQIDASVARSSSELVWGLAVAPDGGTLVAVGNFTQVNGVARNQVVVVENLTGTPAVADWSTQRYVAPCYAGFPFYARDVDFSDDGSYFVIIADGGRADGAYCDAIARFETATRGSAIDGTWVNYTGTDSVTSVEVADNVVYVGGHFRWLNNANGNDSAGAGAINRFGLGALDPVNGMPLVWNPTRSGAPAGTTAWGAILWELWRGSNGVYAGFDNDGLGNEYHGRMGLFPLAGGRTIPAVNAPSAASGHLYVGTGDGQTTKVPFDGTTLGTPEASPQPNLTSAGASFSVGNKLYWSKTDATAPNGSYLDVSMFTGGSVGAPWISSGYNNWFKAATMSGAFYLNGRMYYTKAGTNKLFYRYLEPDGHIVGCTEFTLPSVGLAWGSVRGMAWVNGKIVYGHTDGGLRAVPFDEAAVDGAASVLVAPASAGVNWSSRTLFFAGATSLSGDRARPAPIPKSRRS, encoded by the coding sequence GTGCGGGCCCCGCGGCGGTGGCTCGCCGCGCTCGCCGCCCCGGTGCTGGCCGCCGGCCTGCTCGTCGCCGCGCCGGCCCGGGCCGAGGTGCCCACCCCGGTCGCCATGACCCTCACCTCGCCGAACCCGGCCGACAACATCCCGCACGCGCAGAACGGCGACGTCAAGGCGTTCGCCGAGATCGGGTCGACGGTCTACGTGGGTGGCTCGTTCACCTCGGTCAAGGCCGCCGGTGACGCGAGCTGGACGACCCGCAACTACCTCTTCGCGTACGACCGGGCGAGCGGGGCGCTGAAGGCCGACTTCACCCCGGCGCTGGACGGCGCGGTGCACGCCCTGGCCGTCAGCCCCACCGGCAAGCTGATCGTCGGCGGCGCGTTCAAGACCGTCAACGGGGTGGACCGCAAGAACCTGGTGCAGCTCGACCCGGCCACCGGCGCCACCATCGCGTCGTGGGTCGGCCGCAGCGACGGCGGCCTGGTCCGGCGGACCATCGTGGTCGGCAACAAGCTCTACATCGCCGGCGCGTTCCACTGGGTCAACGGCACCGCGCACTCGCTGCTGGCCCGGCTCGACGCCACGACCGGCGCGATCGACCCGGCCTTCCAGATCGACGCGAGCGTGGCCCGGTCCAGCAGCGAGCTGGTCTGGGGCCTCGCCGTCGCGCCCGACGGCGGGACGCTGGTGGCGGTCGGCAACTTCACGCAGGTCAACGGCGTGGCCCGGAACCAGGTCGTGGTGGTGGAGAACCTGACCGGCACGCCGGCCGTCGCCGACTGGAGCACCCAGCGCTACGTCGCGCCCTGCTACGCCGGCTTCCCGTTCTACGCCCGGGACGTCGACTTCTCCGACGACGGCAGCTACTTCGTGATCATCGCGGACGGCGGGCGGGCCGACGGGGCGTACTGCGACGCGATCGCGCGCTTCGAGACCGCGACCCGTGGCTCGGCCATCGACGGCACCTGGGTGAACTACACCGGCACCGACTCGGTCACCTCGGTCGAGGTGGCGGACAACGTGGTCTACGTCGGCGGGCACTTCCGCTGGCTGAACAACGCCAACGGCAACGACTCCGCCGGCGCCGGCGCCATCAACCGCTTCGGCCTGGGCGCGCTCGACCCGGTCAACGGCATGCCGCTGGTGTGGAACCCGACCCGCTCCGGCGCCCCGGCGGGCACCACCGCCTGGGGCGCGATCCTGTGGGAGCTGTGGCGCGGCAGCAACGGCGTCTACGCCGGCTTCGACAACGACGGCCTCGGCAACGAGTACCACGGCCGGATGGGCCTGTTCCCGCTCGCCGGCGGCCGGACGATCCCGGCCGTCAACGCCCCGTCGGCCGCCTCCGGCCACCTCTACGTCGGCACCGGCGACGGGCAGACCACCAAGGTGCCGTTCGACGGCACCACGCTCGGCACCCCGGAGGCCAGCCCGCAGCCGAACCTGACCTCGGCCGGCGCGTCGTTCTCGGTCGGCAACAAGCTCTACTGGTCCAAGACCGACGCGACCGCCCCGAACGGCAGCTACCTCGACGTGTCGATGTTCACCGGCGGCTCGGTGGGCGCGCCGTGGATCAGCAGCGGCTACAACAACTGGTTCAAGGCCGCCACCATGAGCGGGGCGTTCTACCTCAACGGTCGGATGTACTACACCAAGGCCGGCACCAACAAGCTCTTCTACCGCTACCTGGAGCCGGACGGCCACATCGTCGGCTGCACCGAGTTCACGCTGCCCAGCGTGGGCCTGGCCTGGGGCAGCGTACGGGGCATGGCCTGGGTCAACGGCAAGATCGTGTACGGCCACACCGACGGTGGCCTGCGGGCCGTGCCGTTCGACGAGGCGGCCGTCGACGGCGCCGCGTCGGTGCTGGTCGCGCCGGCCTCGGCCGGGGTGAACTGGTCCAGCCGGACGCTCTTCTTCGCCGGCGCCACGTCCCTGTCGGGCGACCGCGCCCGTCCGGCGCCGATTCCGAAGTCCCGGCGGTCCTGA